The Streptomyces aurantiacus genome includes a region encoding these proteins:
- a CDS encoding TetR/AcrR family transcriptional regulator — translation MSVGEQRGRKPRADVQRNRASLLETAQRHFLQHGVGTSLEAVAKEAGVGPGTLYRHFPTRESLLAAVLQTRSEELVARQADIDQLGDPAEALEQWLRAMEEYFSAFSGLPDPLMAAARAQEPDNPLTIPCDILISATDQYVRAAQLAGRVRASVRGHDLFLAACSVAWIKGTGTEEESLDRLRTLIASGYREQDTQA, via the coding sequence ATGAGCGTCGGTGAACAGCGGGGACGCAAGCCCCGCGCGGACGTCCAGCGCAACCGCGCTTCCCTTCTGGAGACCGCGCAGCGTCACTTCCTGCAGCACGGGGTCGGCACCTCCCTCGAGGCGGTGGCCAAGGAGGCGGGCGTCGGGCCCGGCACCCTGTACCGGCACTTCCCCACCCGGGAGTCGCTGCTGGCGGCCGTGCTGCAGACGCGCTCCGAAGAACTGGTGGCCCGCCAGGCGGACATCGATCAGCTCGGCGACCCGGCCGAAGCGCTGGAGCAGTGGCTGCGGGCGATGGAAGAGTACTTCAGCGCCTTCAGTGGGCTGCCGGACCCGCTCATGGCTGCGGCCCGGGCGCAGGAGCCGGACAACCCGCTCACGATTCCCTGCGACATCCTCATCTCCGCCACCGATCAGTACGTGCGAGCCGCCCAGCTCGCGGGGCGCGTGCGCGCGTCGGTGCGGGGGCACGACCTGTTCCTCGCGGCCTGTTCCGTTGCCTGGATCAAGGGCACCGGTACCGAGGAGGAGTCGCTCGACCGGCTCCGCACGCTCATCGCGAGCGGCTACCGCGAGCAGGACACCCAGGCGTAA
- a CDS encoding NADPH-dependent F420 reductase: MKITVIGAGAIGGNLAAKLSTAGHDVQVADARGPEAVRADVLESGARAAVLSDAVQGRDVIILSIPFGVAGQLADLLASVPDETVVIDTSNYYPGMLSEPIEAVDNGQVESVYTAQLLGRPVVKAWNAALAETQRTKGAPAGTPGRLAIPVAGDSEEARKVAMSLVDDTGFDPYDAGTLADSWRQQPNSPAYCTELTLDELPTALAAADRDKDAAVRDSLPERFAGLGANPTVDDIVEMNRAAHR, translated from the coding sequence ATGAAAATTACTGTCATAGGCGCTGGCGCCATCGGCGGGAACCTCGCTGCCAAGCTCAGCACGGCCGGTCACGACGTCCAGGTGGCCGACGCCCGCGGCCCCGAGGCCGTCCGGGCAGACGTGCTGGAGTCCGGGGCCCGCGCGGCGGTCCTCTCCGACGCCGTCCAGGGCCGGGACGTCATCATCCTGTCGATCCCGTTCGGGGTGGCGGGCCAGCTGGCGGACCTGCTCGCGTCGGTGCCCGACGAGACGGTGGTCATCGACACCTCGAACTACTACCCCGGCATGCTCAGCGAGCCGATCGAGGCGGTGGACAACGGCCAGGTGGAGAGCGTGTACACTGCCCAGCTGCTCGGCCGCCCCGTGGTCAAGGCGTGGAACGCCGCGCTGGCCGAAACCCAGCGGACCAAGGGCGCCCCGGCCGGAACGCCCGGCCGCCTCGCCATCCCCGTCGCCGGCGACTCCGAGGAGGCGCGGAAGGTGGCCATGAGCCTGGTGGACGACACCGGCTTCGACCCCTACGACGCCGGCACACTGGCCGACTCCTGGCGTCAGCAGCCCAACAGCCCCGCCTACTGCACCGAACTGACCCTCGATGAGCTGCCGACGGCCCTGGCCGCGGCCGACCGCGACAAGGACGCGGCCGTCCGCGACAGCCTCCCGGAACGCTTCGCCGGCCTCGGCGCCAATCCCACCGTCGACGACATCGTCGAGATGAACCGTGCCGCCCACCGCTGA
- a CDS encoding endonuclease/exonuclease/phosphatase family protein, with translation MVLGSLAVLATLVMLGHALVPNRVGRIGSLVETFLPWTGLAVPLLLLCALARRSRAAVSVAVLLPAVVWCSLFGGTLVDKREDGGNLTVVTHNVNEHNPRPVRTARALADSGADVVALEELGGPSTAAYERTLAGIYPYHSVQGTVGLWSSYPVADARAVDIAPWPRALRATVRTPEGPVAVFVVHLMSVRFTAGSGFTSDARDAAARRLAAAVHAEPLPRTILVGDLNGTTDDRAFSGLTSQLRSAQAESGAGFGASWPASFPVARIDHILVRGVEPRSAWTLPATGSDHLPVAASVRV, from the coding sequence ATGGTCCTCGGCTCGCTCGCGGTCCTGGCCACGCTGGTGATGCTGGGCCATGCCCTCGTCCCGAACCGGGTCGGCCGTATCGGCAGCCTCGTCGAGACCTTCCTGCCCTGGACGGGGCTGGCGGTGCCGCTGCTGCTCCTGTGCGCGCTGGCTCGCCGGTCCAGGGCCGCCGTGTCCGTGGCCGTGCTGCTGCCGGCCGTCGTCTGGTGCTCGCTCTTCGGCGGGACACTCGTCGACAAACGAGAGGACGGCGGCAACCTGACCGTCGTGACGCACAACGTCAACGAACACAATCCGCGGCCGGTGCGCACCGCCCGTGCACTGGCCGACTCCGGCGCGGACGTGGTGGCTCTCGAAGAGCTGGGCGGCCCGTCGACCGCGGCGTACGAGAGAACGCTGGCCGGCATCTACCCGTACCACTCCGTGCAGGGCACGGTCGGTCTGTGGAGCAGCTATCCGGTCGCCGACGCCCGTGCGGTCGACATCGCGCCCTGGCCACGTGCCCTGCGCGCCACCGTCCGCACGCCCGAGGGACCGGTCGCGGTCTTCGTCGTCCATCTGATGTCCGTCCGCTTCACCGCCGGCTCGGGGTTCACCTCGGACGCACGTGACGCGGCCGCGCGGCGACTCGCCGCCGCCGTGCACGCCGAGCCGCTCCCCCGCACGATCCTCGTGGGCGACCTGAACGGCACGACCGACGACCGGGCGTTTTCCGGGCTCACCTCCCAACTGCGGTCCGCGCAGGCTGAGTCGGGCGCGGGGTTCGGTGCCAGTTGGCCGGCCTCGTTCCCGGTGGCCCGGATCGACCACATCCTCGTACGCGGTGTGGAGCCGCGGTCCGCCTGGACCCTCCCGGCCACCGGCAGCGACCACCTGCCGGTGGCGGCGTCGGTGCGGGTGTGA
- a CDS encoding D-alanyl-D-alanine carboxypeptidase family protein: protein MSPVPFSGEPGAGRAQFSWSTGSWLPPRRHDRSGRRFTAGLAAGATALVTLAVLAVAVPTSGNSPETGAGSLPWPAEGQTSVVVEGLGSHGDLGTRGERTPVPIASVTKVMTAYVILRDRPLRAGEDGPLVTVDRTAANESVSGVESSVPVREGMRLSERQLLELLLIPSGNNIARLLARWNAGSQEAFVTKMNRAARDLGMRHTTYTGASGIEPTTTSTSADQLRLARRVMRDKVFRTIVAMPSTTVPGVPGTIRNTNTLLGTASVIGLKTGSSTPAGGALMWAATASDKDGRDRLILGVVLHQRAGTDPRQGLRAALATSHALIEGVRRWLSTTSPGTR, encoded by the coding sequence ATGTCACCGGTTCCCTTTTCCGGAGAGCCCGGCGCAGGCCGGGCCCAGTTCTCATGGTCCACCGGCTCATGGCTCCCGCCCCGCCGGCACGACCGGTCCGGGCGGCGCTTCACGGCCGGCCTCGCCGCGGGCGCCACCGCACTGGTCACCCTGGCGGTCCTCGCCGTCGCCGTACCCACCTCCGGCAACAGCCCGGAAACCGGAGCGGGTTCGCTGCCGTGGCCGGCGGAGGGGCAGACGAGCGTGGTGGTCGAGGGCCTCGGCTCCCACGGTGACCTCGGTACGCGGGGCGAGCGGACACCGGTGCCGATCGCCAGCGTCACCAAGGTGATGACCGCCTACGTGATCCTCCGCGACCGTCCGCTGCGCGCGGGCGAGGACGGCCCCCTCGTCACCGTCGACCGGACCGCGGCGAACGAGTCCGTCTCGGGCGTGGAGTCGAGCGTGCCGGTCAGGGAGGGTATGCGGCTGAGTGAACGACAGCTGCTGGAACTGCTGTTGATCCCCTCCGGCAACAACATCGCCCGGCTGCTGGCCCGCTGGAACGCCGGCTCGCAGGAGGCCTTCGTCACGAAGATGAACCGGGCCGCCCGTGACCTGGGCATGCGCCACACCACCTACACCGGCGCCAGCGGCATCGAACCCACGACCACCAGCACCTCGGCCGACCAGCTGAGGCTGGCCCGCCGGGTCATGCGCGACAAGGTGTTCCGGACCATCGTCGCCATGCCCAGCACCACCGTGCCCGGTGTCCCCGGGACGATCCGCAACACCAACACCCTGCTCGGCACGGCGAGCGTGATCGGCCTCAAGACCGGCTCCAGCACTCCCGCCGGCGGCGCCCTGATGTGGGCGGCCACCGCGTCCGACAAGGACGGCCGGGACCGGCTGATCCTCGGAGTGGTGCTGCACCAGCGCGCCGGCACCGACCCCCGGCAGGGGCTGCGGGCCGCTCTCGCCACGAGCCACGCGCTGATCGAGGGCGTACGTCGATGGCTGTCGACGACCTCGCCCGGAACACGGTGA
- a CDS encoding ATP-binding protein → MRALPHWRSLRWKIALLVTMACCAIAVTVGLLVHRSTLERSMNDGAAKALTQLSDAVEDYERDGVPPDGLVVSPGEMPDELLRRLQDRQGRAVGSATWYDGDGPGDHPSMWAVRTLRGAPVAVNTDMTSDLLTRRALDRHMWKYSLAALAVVVPLSALAAELPNRRLRRVARTVRRIAGGDLAARTAAGGRGGDEITEISATVDSMADSLRERLLTEQRFTADVAHELRTPLMGLVTASGLLPEGETTDLVRDRVGVLRTLVEELLEISRLDAGAERAELRPVPLAEMVGESVARTALDTRFTATGALSAETDPRRLDRIVANLVVNAHRHGRTPVEVEVAGTTVTVRDHGPGFPAELLADGPQRFRTGASERGHGHGLGLTIALGQARVIGASLEFANAPDGGALATLRLPPAG, encoded by the coding sequence GTGCGCGCGCTGCCGCACTGGCGTTCGCTGCGCTGGAAGATCGCGCTGCTCGTCACCATGGCGTGCTGTGCCATCGCGGTGACCGTCGGGCTGCTGGTCCACCGCAGCACCCTGGAACGGTCGATGAACGACGGTGCGGCCAAGGCCCTGACCCAGTTGTCCGACGCTGTGGAGGACTACGAGCGGGACGGCGTCCCGCCCGACGGTCTGGTCGTCTCGCCCGGGGAGATGCCCGACGAACTCCTGCGCCGCCTCCAGGACCGGCAGGGCAGGGCGGTCGGCTCCGCCACCTGGTACGACGGCGACGGCCCCGGCGACCACCCCTCGATGTGGGCCGTTCGGACCCTCCGTGGCGCTCCCGTGGCGGTGAACACCGACATGACCTCCGACCTGCTCACCCGCCGGGCGCTGGACCGGCACATGTGGAAGTACTCCCTGGCGGCGCTGGCGGTCGTCGTACCGCTGTCGGCGCTCGCCGCCGAGTTGCCGAACCGGAGGCTGCGCCGGGTGGCGCGGACCGTCCGCCGGATCGCCGGGGGCGACCTGGCCGCCAGGACCGCGGCCGGTGGCCGGGGCGGTGACGAGATCACCGAGATCTCGGCCACCGTCGACTCGATGGCCGACAGTCTGCGCGAACGTCTGCTGACCGAGCAGCGCTTCACCGCCGATGTCGCCCATGAGTTGCGTACGCCACTCATGGGCTTGGTGACCGCGAGCGGGCTGCTTCCCGAGGGTGAGACCACCGACCTGGTGCGTGACCGGGTGGGGGTGCTGCGGACGCTGGTGGAGGAACTGCTGGAGATCTCCCGGCTCGACGCGGGCGCCGAGCGGGCCGAACTCAGGCCCGTACCGCTCGCCGAGATGGTCGGAGAGTCCGTGGCCCGCACCGCTCTGGACACGCGGTTCACCGCCACCGGTGCCCTGTCGGCGGAGACCGATCCGCGCCGGCTCGACCGGATCGTCGCCAACCTCGTCGTCAACGCCCACCGGCACGGCCGCACGCCCGTCGAGGTCGAGGTGGCCGGGACGACCGTGACCGTACGGGACCACGGCCCGGGCTTCCCGGCGGAGCTGCTCGCGGACGGCCCGCAGCGATTTCGCACGGGTGCGTCGGAGCGCGGCCACGGGCACGGCCTCGGACTGACCATCGCGCTGGGACAGGCCCGGGTCATCGGGGCGTCGCTGGAGTTCGCGAACGCTCCCGATGGCGGGGCGCTCGCCACCCTCCGGCTGCCGCCCGCTGGCTGA
- the cseB gene encoding two-component system response regulator CseB — protein sequence MPASAADGGAPAPAPAPVTILLVEDDAVIRRSVTMALERYGYRVTAAADGLTGLELFREGRHDLLLLDVMLPNLDGIGLCRRIRETSVDPVLMMSARGDALDVVSGLEAGADDYVVKPVDTAVLVARIRSLLRRATFTPAPGPAAGQVADRPGLSDQPDAPDRSGRPGRDRHARLVFGDLVIDTGGLEVFRAGEPVALAPTELRLLLEFTANPGIVLDRQTLLRDVWDYGWDGDSRVVDLCVQRLRKKIGAERIETVRGFGYKLRR from the coding sequence ATGCCCGCTTCAGCAGCTGACGGGGGCGCGCCCGCGCCCGCGCCCGCGCCCGTGACGATCCTGCTCGTCGAGGACGACGCGGTGATCCGCAGATCCGTCACGATGGCGCTGGAGCGCTACGGCTACCGCGTCACCGCTGCCGCCGACGGCCTGACCGGACTCGAACTGTTCCGGGAGGGCCGGCACGACCTGCTGTTGCTGGACGTGATGCTGCCCAACCTCGACGGCATCGGGCTGTGCCGCCGGATCCGGGAGACCAGCGTGGATCCCGTCCTGATGATGTCAGCGCGCGGCGACGCCCTGGATGTCGTCTCCGGCCTGGAGGCAGGGGCCGACGACTACGTGGTCAAGCCCGTCGACACCGCCGTGCTGGTGGCCCGGATCCGTTCGCTGCTGCGGCGGGCCACATTCACTCCGGCCCCCGGCCCGGCGGCCGGGCAAGTGGCCGATCGTCCGGGCCTGTCGGACCAGCCGGACGCGCCGGACCGGTCGGGGAGGCCCGGCCGCGACCGGCACGCTCGGCTCGTCTTCGGCGACCTGGTCATCGACACGGGCGGCCTGGAGGTGTTCAGGGCCGGTGAACCGGTCGCGCTGGCCCCCACCGAACTGCGGCTGCTGCTGGAGTTCACCGCGAACCCGGGCATCGTGCTGGACCGGCAGACCCTGCTGCGCGACGTGTGGGACTACGGCTGGGACGGCGACAGCCGCGTGGTCGACCTGTGCGTGCAGCGCCTGCGGAAGAAGATCGGGGCCGAGCGGATCGAGACCGTCCGCGGCTTCGGCTACAAGCTGCGGCGCTGA
- a CDS encoding S1 family peptidase: MRKSVSRRAVTSLAGVCALGTVFAVAPVASAIVGGVPVPDGERPFVVQIEQQGDDGTWSHYCGGALVHSRVVSTAAHCARFAEQGMVKIRLVLGRTDSSTPGGTVVTGDRFSVYSHPDFDTATNTDLGLIVLDSSVDQPRAALPPLGTQLRPGRLVRAAGWGRTDLDDPNKPSRMHEVKLPVNKFDTEGGAWDKEFICAGTAESRVGPGDSGGPLFDTKASGKAVVYGLVTGDTNTCTGLFTNLADPTIWKPFRDQLASHGLGHVIPD, encoded by the coding sequence TTGCGCAAGTCAGTGAGCCGACGGGCGGTCACCTCCCTCGCGGGGGTCTGCGCGTTGGGAACCGTGTTCGCCGTGGCCCCCGTCGCTTCGGCGATCGTCGGTGGAGTGCCGGTACCGGACGGCGAGCGGCCCTTCGTCGTACAGATCGAGCAACAGGGCGACGACGGGACCTGGTCGCACTACTGCGGTGGAGCACTCGTCCACAGCCGCGTTGTCTCCACGGCGGCGCACTGCGCCAGGTTCGCCGAGCAGGGCATGGTCAAGATCCGGCTGGTCCTGGGGCGGACCGACTCGAGCACGCCCGGCGGAACAGTGGTGACCGGCGACCGCTTCTCCGTCTACAGCCACCCCGACTTCGACACCGCGACCAACACGGACCTGGGGCTCATCGTGCTCGACAGCTCGGTCGACCAGCCTCGCGCGGCCCTGCCACCGCTGGGAACGCAGCTGCGGCCGGGGCGTCTCGTACGCGCCGCCGGTTGGGGACGTACCGATCTCGACGATCCGAACAAGCCGTCCCGTATGCACGAAGTGAAGTTGCCCGTCAACAAGTTCGACACGGAGGGCGGTGCCTGGGACAAGGAGTTCATCTGCGCGGGCACCGCCGAATCCCGGGTCGGCCCGGGGGACAGTGGGGGACCGCTGTTCGATACGAAGGCTTCCGGCAAAGCGGTCGTGTACGGGCTCGTGACCGGCGACACGAACACCTGCACCGGGCTCTTCACGAACCTGGCCGACCCCACCATCTGGAAGCCGTTCCGCGACCAACTCGCCTCTCATGGGCTCGGGCACGTCATCCCGGACTGA
- a CDS encoding NUDIX domain-containing protein, which produces MDELVERVDDQDRVLGVVVSRRQAVREGLLHRVAVTVCRDERGRILVHRRSEQLSRFPGLYEVVVGGAVDVGESYEQAAAREMAEELGIRVLPRLLFTFINRSGSSPHWLGVHEAVVPDAVAADADEVAWHGWLTEPELRSALLEWRFTPDSHEAFSRYLAFGQRSLRGEGHASEPS; this is translated from the coding sequence GTGGACGAACTGGTGGAGCGTGTCGACGATCAAGATCGTGTGCTGGGGGTGGTGGTCAGCCGTCGGCAGGCCGTCCGGGAGGGATTGCTGCACCGGGTCGCCGTGACGGTGTGTCGTGATGAGCGTGGGCGGATCCTCGTTCACCGGCGGTCGGAGCAGCTGTCGCGCTTCCCCGGGCTCTACGAGGTCGTGGTCGGTGGCGCCGTGGATGTCGGTGAGTCCTATGAACAGGCCGCTGCACGGGAGATGGCTGAAGAGCTGGGCATTCGTGTGCTGCCGCGTTTGCTGTTCACGTTCATCAACCGCAGCGGTTCGAGTCCTCACTGGCTCGGCGTGCACGAAGCCGTGGTGCCGGACGCCGTGGCCGCCGATGCTGATGAAGTCGCCTGGCATGGCTGGCTGACCGAGCCGGAGCTGCGGTCGGCCCTGCTGGAGTGGCGCTTCACGCCCGACAGCCACGAAGCCTTCAGCCGGTATCTCGCGTTCGGTCAGCGTTCCCTACGAGGAGAAGGGCACGCCAGCGAGCCGAGCTGA
- a CDS encoding AAA family ATPase, whose protein sequence is MSGAGPLHERREAMELVTSEVERARVGTGRLVLLRGASGTGRTALLEAVTDHASTHGMRVLRARCSPDTSTVPFDTVLQLLGSEPEFEQATDEAPYGAPDSRSRPARLWQLLLSYGAGAPLLVAVDDVHCADDLSRRWLVEAARRIDRLPILMVVTERSQYDIDSPSPSLAHSLSPALVRPHTLAPLSANAAAELVRSVHGGAPQEWVDDCVRAAAGSPLLLGALLDDLRTDCSVGAPTPPVPNTCAALYPGSYPAAVAWWLDSAGSATTEVARALAALDAAGAGGPEDGFDDGFEVGRAELLAEMAGADPSRVSGWLTAMTRLGLLRPAPDGRPRYAHPLLRDAVLSGWTSARRQAAHRTAAEAMLRRGDRAEAVAVQLLRTGPVGEEWAIDVLLDAAALTVQNGRGRDAMAFLRRALDEPMPAARRALVLTELGSLEYITVRSTAGIPRLTEALRLPGPPQGRVLTAVALGTALARQGDARSAVGVLRDLDEHLGDHPGLVRTVQTASAALSDHDPGVRQEVYRWLRATAERSPESVGTAGQALLVRYESTAGLTSAASAMRRIRALLAQPADPLAEAFLLGTAAAVAQWADRLDEAERLVERGLAGQRISLLHPMHMALLNVRTDIAAARGAYAELLADSDVWRLAGTRQGPANAQAQALVALVKTGRTDEAVRRADSLEPRNPHDSWELNRFLYARGVLHAAAGDPAGALDDFLECGRRQSSRDVTSPVVTPWRTAAAECHLALGRPREALDLAQEELRLAMVWNTPRLVGRALRVLGTATGGNRGLDLADRAVQVLRDATVDVELIPALVAQGRLLTAAKERPRARTALREAAERAERLGALRMRDVAEAALHEGGARRTARALTGAGALTGSERRIASLAADGRTNTEIAELLHLARRTVESHLTSAYRKLGISRRAELTTALAGRSTRL, encoded by the coding sequence ATGTCCGGAGCGGGACCGCTTCACGAACGCCGGGAAGCCATGGAGCTGGTGACCTCGGAGGTCGAGCGCGCCCGCGTCGGCACCGGCCGCCTGGTGCTGCTCAGAGGTGCGTCGGGCACGGGCCGCACCGCTCTTCTGGAGGCGGTCACCGACCACGCGTCGACGCACGGCATGCGAGTGCTGCGGGCCCGCTGTTCGCCGGACACCTCCACCGTGCCGTTCGACACCGTCCTCCAACTGCTCGGTTCCGAACCGGAGTTCGAGCAGGCCACGGACGAGGCCCCCTACGGAGCCCCGGACAGCCGGAGTCGTCCCGCCCGGCTGTGGCAGCTGCTGCTGTCCTATGGGGCCGGGGCCCCGCTTCTGGTGGCCGTGGACGATGTCCACTGCGCCGACGACCTTTCGCGCCGCTGGCTGGTCGAGGCCGCCCGGCGGATCGACCGGCTGCCGATACTGATGGTGGTGACCGAGCGGAGCCAGTACGACATCGACTCGCCGTCGCCCAGCCTGGCCCACTCGCTCTCGCCCGCCCTCGTACGGCCCCACACGCTCGCCCCGCTGAGCGCGAACGCCGCGGCGGAGCTGGTCCGTTCGGTCCACGGCGGCGCTCCACAGGAGTGGGTGGACGACTGTGTGCGGGCCGCAGCGGGCAGTCCCCTGCTGTTAGGGGCCCTGCTGGACGACCTCCGGACGGACTGCTCGGTCGGTGCTCCCACACCGCCGGTGCCGAACACCTGCGCCGCCCTGTATCCCGGCTCCTATCCGGCCGCGGTCGCCTGGTGGCTGGACAGTGCCGGGTCCGCGACCACCGAAGTGGCCCGTGCGCTCGCCGCGTTGGACGCCGCCGGGGCCGGCGGCCCTGAAGACGGCTTCGACGACGGTTTCGAGGTCGGCCGTGCCGAGCTGCTGGCCGAGATGGCCGGCGCCGATCCTTCCCGGGTGTCGGGCTGGCTCACCGCCATGACCCGCCTCGGGCTCCTGCGCCCGGCTCCCGACGGGCGGCCCCGCTACGCCCATCCGCTGCTGCGCGACGCGGTGTTGAGCGGCTGGACGAGTGCCCGACGGCAGGCGGCACACCGGACGGCGGCCGAGGCGATGCTGCGCCGCGGCGACCGCGCCGAAGCGGTGGCCGTGCAGTTGTTGCGGACCGGCCCGGTCGGCGAGGAGTGGGCGATCGACGTCCTCCTCGACGCGGCGGCCCTGACGGTCCAGAACGGCCGCGGCAGGGACGCCATGGCGTTCCTGCGCCGCGCCCTCGACGAGCCGATGCCGGCCGCCCGCCGAGCCCTGGTCCTCACCGAGTTGGGCTCCCTGGAGTACATCACCGTCCGGTCGACGGCCGGTATCCCCCGGCTCACCGAGGCCCTGCGGCTGCCGGGTCCGCCGCAGGGCCGGGTGCTTACGGCAGTCGCGCTGGGCACAGCACTGGCCCGGCAGGGCGACGCCCGTTCGGCGGTCGGCGTGCTCCGCGACCTGGACGAGCACCTGGGCGACCATCCGGGCCTGGTCCGAACGGTGCAGACCGCCTCCGCGGCGCTGTCGGACCACGATCCGGGGGTGCGGCAGGAGGTGTACCGCTGGCTCCGGGCGACCGCCGAGCGGTCACCGGAGTCGGTCGGCACGGCCGGACAGGCGCTGCTGGTGCGGTACGAGTCGACGGCCGGCCTGACCTCGGCGGCCTCCGCGATGCGCCGGATCCGCGCCCTGCTGGCCCAGCCGGCCGACCCGCTCGCGGAGGCCTTCCTGCTGGGCACGGCCGCCGCCGTCGCCCAGTGGGCCGACCGGCTCGACGAGGCGGAACGGCTCGTCGAGCGGGGACTGGCCGGACAGCGCATCTCCCTGCTGCACCCGATGCACATGGCACTGCTGAACGTACGGACCGACATCGCCGCCGCGCGCGGCGCATACGCGGAGCTGCTCGCCGACTCGGATGTGTGGCGGCTCGCCGGGACCCGGCAGGGCCCGGCCAACGCACAGGCCCAGGCTCTCGTAGCGCTGGTGAAGACCGGTCGTACGGACGAGGCCGTCCGGCGCGCGGACAGCCTCGAACCGCGGAACCCGCACGACTCCTGGGAGTTGAACCGCTTCCTGTACGCCCGCGGTGTGCTGCACGCCGCCGCGGGGGATCCGGCGGGCGCGCTCGACGACTTCCTGGAGTGCGGGCGCCGTCAGTCGTCGCGGGACGTGACGAGCCCGGTCGTCACCCCCTGGCGGACCGCCGCGGCGGAGTGCCATCTGGCGCTCGGCCGGCCTCGCGAAGCCCTCGACCTGGCGCAGGAGGAACTCCGGCTGGCCATGGTGTGGAACACTCCTCGGCTCGTGGGCCGGGCCCTGCGGGTTCTCGGCACGGCGACCGGCGGCAACCGCGGCCTGGACCTCGCGGACCGAGCCGTACAGGTACTGCGGGACGCCACGGTCGACGTGGAGCTCATTCCAGCTCTCGTCGCACAGGGGCGCCTGCTCACCGCGGCCAAAGAGCGGCCCCGGGCCCGTACCGCCTTACGGGAGGCCGCCGAGCGTGCCGAACGACTGGGCGCACTCCGGATGCGGGACGTGGCCGAAGCGGCCCTGCACGAGGGCGGCGCCCGCCGCACCGCGCGGGCACTCACGGGGGCGGGCGCACTCACCGGCAGCGAACGCCGGATAGCCTCCCTCGCGGCCGACGGTCGCACGAACACCGAGATAGCGGAGCTGCTGCACCTCGCCCGCCGCACTGTCGAGAGCCACCTGACCAGCGCCTACCGCAAACTCGGCATCAGCCGCCGAGCGGAACTCACCACAGCCCTGGCGGGCCGGTCGACCCGCCTCTAG